The sequence CAATAAGGAAATATATGCTATCGAAAGTGAACATGACGGGAATACCTGTAATCTTACGAAAATACTATATCATGCCACAAGACTATTAGCAAATAGTAAACATCCATTTAGTAGATTTTCAACCGGCAATATTACAACACTAGGGAAAGGtgcaaaattattaaagacaacttcaaaaaaattattagaaagttattttaaaacaaattataatGCTTCAAATATGACACTTTGTATTAAAGGACCCCAGTCGGTGAATGTTCTAACAAAATATGCTctaacatattttaatggTATAGATGATAGTATTCGAAATGATAACACATTCATAAAAAGTTTAAAGAGTCCGGTTTATATGCACCAAAggttttcattttcatcattgtCACAAGAGTCAGCCATGTCTAAAGGAAATGAAGAAGACTGCAGGTTAGAGGACTTTCACATTCTATCAAATGCATACAATCCAAAGTACAAGGACAtcaaatgttttaaaagGAATCCAAATCATAATgctatttttattaaatctaCAAAACAACCTATTCTCAGATTATTATTTCCCATTGATATGGATGATGACtatttcaataaagatGATCTATTAAGGTTTATTATGGTATGGTGCGAATTATTCGGTGATGAAAATGACAACTCTTTATGTTATTTCTTAAAgaaagataatttaattacaGATTGTTTTGCATTCCACTCAAATTTTGCACTTAATAGTGTAGGTTTAGTAGTAGAATTAAGTCTAACTGGTACCGGGGTAAAAAACCAAGAGcttataataaattcaatttgtAACTCTGcgattgaaaaattatcagaGGCTAATGACACTGAGCTAGCACGGTTTTTATCTGAATGTAATACCATTGACATTATCAGGTTCATAAATAAAGGTAAAGAAGATACCTCTATGGATGAAATTTCTGAGATATCCTCACGGTTACAAGAAAATTTGGCTCTTAATAGGCCATCTTTTTTACTTAAGGAATTTCCTTTCATCAATGACTACAGTGAAACAGGAATATCTAATTTTGAGGAGAATGAATGGAGTAAGAATTGGTGGCTATCAAAAGCTTACAACTTTCAACAGTTTTTAAAAAGATACGTTAACAGAAAAAATCttagaatattatttcttggAGATATAGAAACACCAAAATTTACTACATTAACAGAAGATTTAAAGGTATATAGTACTGATCCATTCTATGATTTTGAATACATTACATTTAAGTACAAATTTAAAGCCAATCAATTACGACAAGaagatgatatatttagaaATATCGGAATCCCAAAGAGGAACACATTCATGCCAGAGATTGGGAAATCACTTGCAATCCTTTCTGCAAATTTGGAAGCTATATTAAAGCGTAATGAGTCAATTGGATAtccaattatttataataattctATAGAGTCCAAACCAGGGCTGGTGCTTAAAAACAGCAATCAGGAGACGTGGGTTTTAAATAGTCCTCTTCAACATTCAAGTACTGaatcttcaatattttcttttgagaTAACTAACTGGTCAATAAAACCTTCACCTGCTAGTACAATGCATTTGGAAGTGTTGGGTCAATTATTAGGGATATTGATGACAAGAGAATTATATCCAGCTTTAAGGCTCGGGTATACTTATGAAATAGGTGCTTCGGTCAACGGTGATGttaaattaatgataacCATAAGTGGTTTCCAAAGTGGGATAATGAGTCTTTTACAAAacataattaaaatttgcAATAGTATATCTATAAAGAATCCAACTGTAACACATTCAGCACTTCATAGGGCTCGGGTTATGACAAGAAGAAAGTATGAAGATGCAGCATCAGGTAATTCTGTAAAACTGGCTTCTGTAGGTTTATTGATAATGTTGGAAAAACATATGTGGACTTTGGAAGATAGATTTGATGCTTTGGAAGAATCTGATATAAATTCTTTCTACAACTTTTGttctcaattttttaaatcagcaaaatatattaaaagttttaTCAGCGGCACTAATGAATTAGCTATGAAGTTGAGCCACTTAATATACGATCATTGGATTCTTAGTGATACAATtagtttaaattattttgaaaaaaataatattttatcaacaTGTTTCCTTAAACCAGGTGAAAATGTGTATTTCCAACACCCCGGTGACGAAGgagatataaataattgtatCAACTATTTCATTCAAACTGGTGAAAGGAACAATGAATACATAGCAACATTGACATCATTGACGGATTATATTATGCAGTCAAATTTAGTTAGTGAATtaagaaatagaaaacaAGTAGGCTACGTAGTTTTTGGTGGAATGCGGTCACTTACAAACACAATTGGACTTCATATTACAATAATGTCACTTGCCGACCCTGAAGACCTAGAGCGTAGTATTGATGAATATATGTGGCgattagaaaatgatacTATTGGAAGTCTTAATGAATCAACCTTTAAATTGACATTTCTTTTGCCATTTATTAATACCATGCAAAAAGATACAAATAATCCATTTAATAATGTCACAAATGTTAATTTGGTGGATGACGTAGTAGCAAATGTCCAAGCTGGTGACTCTGTTAATTTTGAGACACAACAAATGAAATTACATAacaatttaaagaaaagaatattcaacaatagaattcaattgaatttaaaatataatgaagcaattgatttgaatataataaaaaagttgACGTTGAAGGAATATCTAGAATTTTTTAGAGCAACTATCTCGATCAACTCAAAAAATAGAAGCAAAATATCTATTCATATCATAAGTCTAATGGCTAAAGAAGAGATAGCAAATAGAAAACTATTTCTCCAACTAGTAacatttttgaaagttAAAGGTTTGACAATAAAGAGAGATGAATTGAAGGAAATAGTAGAAATTTCTGAAGGTAAACCCAgtaaattattgaaagaaattgtaaaatacTTCAAGAAAAAAGATGAAGCTAAAAAACTTTATTTCATAATCATAAAAGAAATCATTAAGATTATTTCCATGACTGTAATTAATTCAAGTTCAATAACTACGAAGAGCACCAGCAAGAAGAACAATTGGCAAACTGAACCTATTAAGTCTGCATTGCCATTAGTT comes from Tetrapisispora phaffii CBS 4417 chromosome 4, complete genome and encodes:
- the AXL1 gene encoding Axl1p (similar to Saccharomyces cerevisiae AXL1 (YPR122W); ancestral locus Anc_3.455); the protein is MSWTQVKNYDIPIYIPASSRGMDYKLCRLPNGILTMVISDPSREMASCSLSVATGSHNDPSVIPGLAHLCEHMILSAGSKKYPDPNSYHKLISESNGSHNAYTTGEQTTFYFEIPCLFTSSESNFERLLDIFSSSFKDPLFKETSVNKEIYAIESEHDGNTCNLTKILYHATRLLANSKHPFSRFSTGNITTLGKGAKLLKTTSKKLLESYFKTNYNASNMTLCIKGPQSVNVLTKYALTYFNGIDDSIRNDNTFIKSLKSPVYMHQRFSFSSLSQESAMSKGNEEDCRLEDFHILSNAYNPKYKDIKCFKRNPNHNAIFIKSTKQPILRLLFPIDMDDDYFNKDDLLRFIMVWCELFGDENDNSLCYFLKKDNLITDCFAFHSNFALNSVGLVVELSLTGTGVKNQELIINSICNSAIEKLSEANDTELARFLSECNTIDIIRFINKGKEDTSMDEISEISSRLQENLALNRPSFLLKEFPFINDYSETGISNFEENEWSKNWWLSKAYNFQQFLKRYVNRKNLRILFLGDIETPKFTTLTEDLKVYSTDPFYDFEYITFKYKFKANQLRQEDDIFRNIGIPKRNTFMPEIGKSLAILSANLEAILKRNESIGYPIIYNNSIESKPGLVLKNSNQETWVLNSPLQHSSTESSIFSFEITNWSIKPSPASTMHLEVLGQLLGILMTRELYPALRLGYTYEIGASVNGDVKLMITISGFQSGIMSLLQNIIKICNSISIKNPTVTHSALHRARVMTRRKYEDAASGNSVKLASVGLLIMLEKHMWTLEDRFDALEESDINSFYNFCSQFFKSAKYIKSFISGTNELAMKLSHLIYDHWILSDTISLNYFEKNNILSTCFLKPGENVYFQHPGDEGDINNCINYFIQTGERNNEYIATLTSLTDYIMQSNLVSELRNRKQVGYVVFGGMRSLTNTIGLHITIMSLADPEDLERSIDEYMWRLENDTIGSLNESTFKLTFLLPFINTMQKDTNNPFNNVTNVNLVDDVVANVQAGDSVNFETQQMKLHNNLKKRIFNNRIQLNLKYNEAIDLNIIKKLTLKEYLEFFRATISINSKNRSKISIHIISLMAKEEIANRKLFLQLVTFLKVKGLTIKRDELKEIVEISEGKPSKLLKEIVKYFKKKDEAKKLYFIIIKEIIKIISMTVINSSSITTKSTSKKNNWQTEPIKSALPLVLVNDIKAYK